A single region of the Sulfitobacter geojensis genome encodes:
- a CDS encoding efflux RND transporter periplasmic adaptor subunit has translation MTDEIAKPTGPEGAGSSPQALTFTSDKGASRSTWIAGALVIAIVGWMGSGFIFPTADNDPVTKREDLKPVAVAVTQSVAETVTQFYQAEGQALPDRDTSLRAEISGDIAEVLVTKGQDVTAGTVIARFDPANNEADTRRAAEELTRAQREFDNAEQLLDRGVATVDRVTQARAALAAAQAQVTTAQQDAKALTITAPFDGRIETLDLDAGEFVAAGADVGRLVDITPLTVAIQVPQQSLGRIAVGQSATVKFITGEERDGKVTFVGTAAASETRTFLAEVEIANDDGAIPAGISAEVVIPTGEVTAHFLSPSIVSLNTEGTLGVKTVDADKQVTFYPIDIVRAQIDGIWVTGLPAAVDVITVGQGYVNEGEVVAPSAQELN, from the coding sequence ATGACAGATGAAATCGCAAAACCGACCGGACCGGAGGGGGCTGGCAGCTCCCCTCAGGCTTTGACCTTTACCTCGGACAAGGGCGCGTCCCGTTCGACATGGATCGCGGGGGCATTGGTGATCGCGATTGTGGGCTGGATGGGCAGCGGATTTATCTTCCCAACCGCAGACAACGATCCTGTCACCAAGCGCGAGGATTTGAAGCCGGTCGCCGTGGCGGTGACGCAATCAGTTGCCGAAACCGTGACGCAATTTTATCAGGCCGAAGGGCAGGCTTTGCCGGATCGCGACACATCACTGCGGGCCGAAATTTCCGGTGATATTGCGGAGGTTCTTGTGACCAAGGGGCAGGATGTTACAGCGGGCACTGTCATTGCCCGTTTTGATCCCGCCAATAACGAAGCGGATACCCGCCGCGCGGCAGAAGAGCTGACCCGCGCCCAACGCGAGTTTGATAATGCCGAACAATTACTGGACCGCGGTGTCGCAACCGTGGACCGTGTGACGCAGGCACGTGCGGCTTTAGCGGCGGCGCAAGCTCAGGTGACGACGGCACAACAGGATGCCAAAGCACTGACGATCACGGCGCCATTTGATGGCCGAATTGAAACGCTTGATCTGGATGCAGGCGAATTTGTCGCAGCGGGCGCAGACGTCGGGCGGCTGGTTGATATCACACCGCTTACCGTCGCCATTCAGGTGCCTCAACAGTCGCTTGGGCGCATCGCTGTCGGGCAATCGGCCACAGTGAAATTCATCACCGGTGAAGAGCGCGACGGTAAGGTTACTTTTGTCGGGACTGCCGCCGCTTCCGAAACGCGCACCTTTCTGGCCGAAGTCGAGATTGCCAATGATGATGGTGCCATTCCCGCCGGTATTTCTGCGGAAGTCGTGATCCCCACCGGCGAAGTCACAGCGCATTTTCTGTCCCCCTCAATCGTTTCGCTGAATACCGAAGGCACTTTGGGCGTCAAAACCGTCGATGCGGACAAGCAGGTCACCTTTTACCCCATCGACATAGTGCGCGCGCAGATTGATGGCATCTGGGTCACGGGTCTGCCTGCCGCGGTCGATGTGATTACCGTCGGGCAGGGGTATGTGAACGAGGGCGAGGTCGTGGCCCCCTCTGCGCAGGAGCTAAACTGA
- the exbB gene encoding tonB-system energizer ExbB: MKNIPLIAATCGLIAVSGPASALDLAALLDPNTFMIALEQAGHDEMSPLGMFMAADWVVKTVMLLLLFASASVWVIFLAKIMILRWERGVLRRRYRQLDKLGTLVAAPERFTKKNGVVSRMVQAALRERASSGEGVQMKAGIKERAGSEIARIEAGAARRMSLGAGVLANVGSTAPFVGLFGTVWGIMNSFISISESNTTNLAIVAPGIAEALLATAIGLVAAIPAVIFYNILARSIGGYKVMLADAGALVERTLSRDLDLAALTDNAGTTPRRLASVPTQAAE; encoded by the coding sequence ATGAAAAATATCCCCCTTATCGCCGCCACCTGCGGTTTAATCGCCGTGTCAGGCCCCGCATCCGCCCTTGATCTGGCGGCGCTTCTGGACCCCAACACATTCATGATTGCGCTTGAGCAGGCCGGTCACGATGAAATGTCGCCGCTTGGCATGTTCATGGCTGCTGATTGGGTCGTGAAAACCGTAATGCTGTTGCTTTTGTTCGCTTCGGCGTCGGTTTGGGTCATCTTTCTGGCGAAGATCATGATCCTGCGGTGGGAGCGCGGCGTTTTGCGCCGTCGCTATCGCCAGTTGGACAAGCTGGGCACGTTGGTCGCGGCCCCGGAAAGGTTTACGAAGAAAAACGGTGTCGTCAGCCGGATGGTGCAGGCCGCGCTGCGCGAACGCGCCAGTTCTGGCGAAGGCGTGCAGATGAAAGCAGGCATCAAAGAGCGCGCCGGTTCTGAAATCGCGCGGATCGAGGCAGGCGCCGCACGGCGCATGAGCCTTGGGGCCGGTGTGCTCGCGAACGTCGGCTCGACCGCGCCTTTTGTCGGTCTGTTCGGCACGGTCTGGGGTATCATGAACAGCTTTATCTCTATTTCGGAAAGCAACACGACCAATCTGGCAATCGTCGCCCCCGGCATCGCCGAAGCGTTGTTGGCCACAGCCATCGGTCTGGTCGCAGCCATTCCGGCAGTGATTTTCTATAACATTCTGGCGCGCAGTATCGGCGGCTATAAGGTCATGTTGGCAGACGCAGGTGCGTTGGTCGAACGCACCTTGTCGCGTGACCTTGATCTGGCGGCATTGACGGACAACGCGGGCACAACACCACGGCGTCTGGCAAGCGTGCCGACACAGGCAGCGGAGTAA
- a CDS encoding efflux RND transporter permease subunit: protein MEGIINAAFSRSRVVVMALLMVLTVGAFAYVSIPKEANPEVPLPLFYVSTGLDGISPSDAERLLLEPMETEFASIAGLDSMKSDASEGFASIQLEFLPGGDNDEALDKVREAVDRVESELPDDANDVIITEINTALFPIITAILSGPVPERTLNTLAERLQEEIEGLEGVLEAEIGGQRFEFLEVLIDPTVFQTYNLSFDELIGQIQRNNRLIAAGAIETGSGRIVLKVPGLIEDLDDVMAMPVKVRGNAVVTFGDVATIRRTFEDPSSFARINGQPALALEVTKRSGANIIDTVSDVKALVQELRVDWPESVEITYLQDQSKQVKDMLSDLEANVIAAVILVMIVIVLALGMRSAILVGLSIPGAFLAGVIALWSMGFTMNIVVLFSLILVVGMLVDGAIVTTELADRKLQDGAAPKEAYAFAAKRMAWPIIASTATTLSVFFPLLFWTGMVGEFMKFLPITVILTLFASLFMALVFIPVVGGLIGKRQPQTAKAKSQLHAAELGDPRNMTGFTGGYVRLLEWAILRPAATLLLAFALLLGGFGMYGVFGKGVSFFPSVEPEFMQVQVRARDNFSIFERDALVRAVEERLLGYDEIASIYARSMMSAGQGDEETIGTLQLELTEWDTRRTAAEIGEDIRESVADIAGIDVQVQTESGGPTAGKPVNLQITARDPAVQGKAVQQIRDIMDGLGGFTDVTDTRPVPGVEVSILVNRAEAARFGADVSLLGQAVQLLTQGITVADYRPDDVDGSLDIRVRFPREERSLSELAGLRVPTASGLVPISNFVTFAPSERTGIIRRIDEKRVTTIEANVAPGILVNDQVVALTAALNGADLPEGVNFSFAGEAEDQAESMIFLVSAFAAAIFMMFVILVIQFNNFFQAFIVMSAIVFSIAGVLLGLIITGRPFGVVMGGIGVIALAGIVVNNNIVLIDTYNDLKKSGQAPLEAALRTGAQRLRPVILTSVTTALGLMPMVIGVNLNFFTREIVYGAPSTQWWTELSSAIAGGLVVATVLTLVVTPAMLMLGERNRRQGVAARPATV, encoded by the coding sequence ATGGAGGGCATCATCAACGCGGCCTTCTCCCGCTCGCGTGTTGTTGTCATGGCCTTGTTGATGGTGCTGACCGTTGGTGCTTTTGCCTATGTGTCGATCCCCAAAGAAGCCAATCCCGAAGTGCCACTGCCGCTGTTTTATGTCTCGACCGGACTGGACGGGATCAGCCCGTCGGACGCCGAGCGGTTGCTTTTGGAACCGATGGAGACTGAATTCGCCTCCATTGCAGGGTTGGACAGCATGAAATCCGACGCCTCCGAAGGGTTTGCCAGTATCCAGCTGGAGTTCCTGCCCGGTGGCGACAATGACGAAGCGCTGGATAAGGTGCGCGAGGCGGTCGACCGTGTGGAATCCGAACTGCCGGATGATGCCAATGACGTTATCATCACCGAGATTAACACGGCGCTGTTTCCGATCATCACTGCCATTCTGTCCGGCCCTGTGCCGGAGCGGACGCTGAACACTCTGGCCGAGCGGCTTCAGGAAGAGATCGAAGGTCTTGAAGGGGTTCTTGAGGCAGAAATCGGCGGGCAACGTTTCGAGTTTCTCGAAGTGCTGATCGACCCGACGGTGTTCCAGACCTACAACCTGTCGTTTGACGAATTGATCGGCCAGATCCAGCGCAACAACCGCTTGATTGCGGCGGGGGCGATTGAAACGGGATCGGGGCGTATCGTGTTGAAAGTGCCCGGCCTGATCGAGGATCTTGATGACGTTATGGCAATGCCCGTCAAAGTGCGCGGCAATGCGGTGGTGACATTCGGTGATGTCGCAACGATCCGGCGCACCTTCGAGGACCCGAGTTCATTTGCGCGCATCAACGGCCAACCTGCCCTTGCGCTGGAGGTGACCAAAAGGTCCGGCGCGAACATCATTGATACGGTGTCGGATGTGAAGGCGCTGGTCCAAGAGTTGCGCGTGGACTGGCCCGAAAGCGTCGAGATCACCTATCTGCAGGACCAAAGCAAACAGGTCAAAGACATGCTGAGCGATCTGGAGGCCAATGTCATTGCCGCCGTGATCCTAGTGATGATCGTAATTGTACTGGCCCTTGGCATGCGCTCTGCAATCCTTGTGGGGCTTTCTATTCCGGGGGCATTTCTTGCTGGTGTGATTGCGCTCTGGTCGATGGGGTTCACCATGAACATCGTTGTGTTGTTCTCGTTGATCCTGGTGGTGGGCATGTTGGTCGATGGGGCCATTGTCACGACCGAACTGGCGGATCGCAAACTGCAAGACGGGGCCGCCCCGAAAGAGGCATACGCCTTTGCGGCGAAACGTATGGCATGGCCCATCATCGCATCCACGGCGACCACGCTGAGTGTCTTTTTCCCGCTGCTGTTCTGGACCGGTATGGTGGGGGAATTTATGAAATTTCTGCCGATCACCGTCATTCTCACCCTGTTTGCCTCGCTGTTCATGGCACTGGTTTTTATTCCCGTGGTGGGCGGGTTGATCGGCAAACGCCAGCCCCAGACCGCCAAAGCGAAATCACAGCTGCATGCCGCCGAATTGGGCGACCCGCGTAACATGACGGGGTTCACGGGCGGGTATGTCCGGCTGCTGGAATGGGCCATCCTGCGCCCCGCCGCCACGCTATTGTTGGCGTTTGCATTGCTGCTGGGCGGCTTCGGAATGTACGGTGTCTTTGGCAAGGGCGTCAGCTTTTTTCCCTCAGTGGAACCTGAATTCATGCAGGTTCAGGTCCGCGCACGCGACAATTTTTCGATCTTTGAAAGGGACGCTTTGGTGCGGGCCGTCGAAGAGCGCCTTCTTGGATATGACGAAATTGCCAGCATCTATGCCCGTTCCATGATGAGCGCCGGGCAGGGAGACGAAGAAACCATCGGCACGCTGCAACTTGAATTGACGGAGTGGGATACCCGTCGCACCGCTGCCGAAATTGGCGAGGATATCCGCGAGAGCGTCGCGGACATCGCCGGCATCGACGTACAGGTGCAGACCGAAAGTGGCGGGCCGACTGCCGGCAAGCCGGTCAACCTTCAAATCACCGCCCGTGATCCTGCGGTGCAGGGCAAAGCCGTCCAGCAAATTCGCGATATCATGGATGGTCTGGGCGGGTTCACGGATGTGACCGATACACGTCCGGTTCCGGGGGTAGAGGTGTCCATCCTTGTGAACCGTGCGGAAGCCGCCCGTTTTGGCGCGGACGTCAGCCTGCTGGGGCAGGCGGTGCAGCTGCTGACCCAAGGCATCACTGTGGCCGATTACCGCCCTGATGACGTGGACGGTTCGCTGGACATCCGTGTGCGTTTCCCGCGCGAGGAGCGTTCGTTGTCGGAACTGGCAGGGCTGCGGGTGCCCACGGCCTCGGGTCTTGTTCCGATCTCGAATTTTGTCACCTTCGCCCCCTCCGAACGCACCGGCATCATCCGCCGCATTGATGAAAAACGCGTCACCACCATCGAGGCGAATGTCGCCCCGGGCATTCTGGTGAACGATCAGGTCGTTGCCCTGACCGCAGCCCTCAACGGGGCCGACCTGCCTGAGGGGGTGAATTTCAGCTTTGCGGGCGAAGCCGAGGATCAAGCCGAAAGCATGATCTTCCTTGTCAGCGCCTTTGCGGCTGCGATCTTTATGATGTTTGTGATCCTCGTGATCCAGTTCAACAACTTCTTTCAGGCCTTTATTGTGATGAGCGCGATCGTGTTCTCGATTGCGGGGGTGCTGTTGGGGCTGATCATCACGGGCCGCCCCTTTGGTGTGGTGATGGGGGGGATCGGGGTGATCGCCCTGGCCGGTATTGTTGTGAACAACAACATCGTATTGATCGACACTTACAACGATCTGAAGAAATCCGGCCAAGCCCCGCTTGAGGCCGCATTGCGCACCGGCGCGCAACGTCTGCGTCCCGTTATCCTGACCTCGGTGACGACGGCGCTCGGACTGATGCCGATGGTGATTGGTGTGAACCTCAACTTCTTCACCCGCGAAATCGTGTATGGCGCGCCGTCAACGCAGTGGTGGACCGAGCTTTCCTCGGCCATTGCCGGCGGGTTGGTCGTGGCCACGGTTCTGACCTTGGTCGTGACGCCCGCAATGTTGATGTTGGGGGAGCGCAACCGGCGCCAAGGCGTCGCCGCGCGGCCCGCAACGGTGTGA
- a CDS encoding TonB-dependent receptor, whose product MRQSLRNGVCKGTPNHKPSLIAGGIGASLAMACLTTGAAAQDADLIILPPVDVETTEAKPPVRQAAKPRHAAPRRAATPTVCTPALAGTPVCAEEEAAERARIEAQERAVAQARAEADAKAAAGGSSYADPSSPFKANTLANSRMPGPLKDNPRTVTAITQEVLETTGTTSVREIARSTPGISLGFGEGGNSFGDNIYIRGFKANNDVYTDGVRSPGTGIAETFNTEQVEVAKGPAGTVGGRGTTGGALDIISKSPQDIDFTRTITTVTDASTVRQTLDTNKVINDRVQLRFNAMLQDGEIAGRDSLKDDRKGAAMALRFKATDALTLEGNLSYTKIEQTPDWGVPYVNNEALGLVGPVTEFGVDRNTFYGVPGRDFQIAEETVATAKATYEFDNGLTLTNTFRASESLNDYILTAPSRLIDNGSTNPEDWQAGLSFKSWNQETDVLANVLELSGDAEFAGATHKFVFGLAASQEKITKLGYSNLSSEDYEPPAGQRGCTVSVINPNPIGDGCWSGEAAQLGTEATSTKVTTTSLYALDTISLSSRLTVNGGLRLDMYDIERSGGSGDSAYSLSREDTLVNWNLGATYALTDRLNVYGAAATSSNPMGQELEAGGGFYGGLDANGSNLAPEENTSFEVGAKFSLNPNLLLTAALYQTTKDNAREDIGPRGATVSYDTLKYRVRGLELGVAGKVNDRLSLFGGANFMDSKILESQNSESVGLSLANIAHEQFNILATYQVTDKLMLGGRLNYQGAIDLGSTGANGKSLPSAWTVDLLGEYEVADNAAIKMGITNVADKTVYDAGYRSGTPFTYVAPGREISISYEMKF is encoded by the coding sequence ATGCGTCAATCCCTGAGAAATGGTGTGTGCAAAGGCACGCCAAACCACAAACCGTCCCTGATTGCAGGGGGCATCGGCGCATCGCTGGCGATGGCCTGTTTAACGACTGGCGCAGCGGCACAAGACGCTGACCTGATCATTCTGCCACCGGTCGATGTCGAAACAACCGAGGCAAAGCCCCCCGTACGTCAGGCCGCCAAACCAAGACACGCCGCCCCGCGCCGTGCCGCGACACCGACGGTTTGCACCCCCGCTTTGGCCGGCACGCCGGTTTGTGCAGAAGAGGAAGCCGCGGAGCGCGCCCGGATTGAAGCACAGGAACGCGCCGTCGCGCAGGCCCGCGCGGAGGCCGACGCGAAAGCCGCAGCGGGCGGCAGCAGCTACGCCGATCCAAGCTCTCCGTTCAAGGCAAACACGCTGGCCAACAGCAGAATGCCCGGCCCCCTCAAGGATAACCCGCGCACGGTAACGGCCATCACCCAAGAGGTGTTGGAAACAACCGGCACAACAAGTGTGAGAGAGATTGCACGTTCGACACCCGGTATCTCGCTGGGCTTCGGGGAAGGCGGCAACTCCTTTGGGGACAACATCTATATTCGCGGTTTCAAAGCCAACAATGATGTCTATACCGACGGCGTTCGCAGCCCCGGCACCGGCATTGCAGAGACATTCAACACCGAACAGGTAGAGGTCGCAAAAGGCCCCGCCGGAACGGTTGGCGGACGCGGCACCACAGGCGGGGCGCTTGATATTATTTCGAAAAGCCCACAGGACATCGATTTTACCCGCACCATCACAACCGTCACCGATGCCTCCACAGTGCGCCAGACGCTGGATACCAACAAGGTCATCAACGACCGCGTGCAGTTGCGGTTCAACGCGATGCTTCAGGACGGCGAAATCGCAGGGCGCGACAGCCTGAAGGATGACCGCAAAGGTGCTGCAATGGCCTTGCGGTTCAAAGCGACCGATGCGCTGACGCTGGAAGGGAACCTGAGCTACACAAAGATCGAGCAGACGCCGGATTGGGGTGTACCCTATGTCAATAACGAAGCGCTTGGGCTGGTCGGACCGGTCACGGAATTCGGCGTTGATCGCAACACGTTTTACGGCGTGCCGGGGCGCGATTTCCAAATCGCCGAGGAAACGGTCGCAACGGCCAAGGCGACGTATGAGTTCGACAATGGCCTGACCCTGACCAACACTTTCCGCGCATCTGAATCGCTGAACGATTATATTTTGACAGCGCCAAGCCGTTTGATCGACAACGGATCGACCAATCCCGAAGACTGGCAGGCGGGTCTGAGTTTCAAGAGCTGGAACCAGGAAACGGATGTTCTTGCCAATGTGCTTGAACTGTCCGGCGATGCCGAATTTGCGGGTGCAACGCATAAATTTGTCTTCGGCCTTGCCGCGTCGCAAGAGAAAATCACCAAGCTGGGTTATTCCAACCTGAGCAGTGAAGACTACGAACCGCCTGCCGGTCAGCGCGGGTGTACCGTGAGCGTGATCAATCCCAATCCAATTGGCGATGGCTGCTGGAGCGGCGAGGCGGCGCAGTTGGGGACAGAAGCGACTTCAACCAAGGTCACAACCACCTCGCTTTACGCGTTGGACACGATTTCCTTGTCGTCTCGTTTGACGGTGAACGGTGGTCTGCGTTTGGACATGTATGACATCGAACGTTCCGGCGGCAGCGGCGACAGTGCCTATTCCTTGTCGCGCGAAGATACGTTGGTCAATTGGAACCTTGGCGCAACCTACGCGCTGACCGACCGGTTGAATGTTTATGGTGCGGCGGCGACGTCTTCCAATCCTATGGGGCAGGAATTGGAAGCCGGTGGCGGTTTTTACGGCGGTCTTGATGCGAACGGATCAAACCTGGCCCCCGAAGAAAACACCTCTTTCGAGGTCGGTGCCAAGTTCAGCTTGAACCCAAATCTGCTGCTGACGGCTGCGCTTTATCAAACGACCAAGGACAATGCGCGCGAAGATATCGGTCCGCGTGGGGCAACGGTAAGCTATGACACGTTGAAATACCGTGTGCGTGGCTTGGAACTGGGTGTTGCGGGCAAGGTCAATGACCGGTTGAGCCTGTTCGGCGGTGCCAACTTTATGGATAGCAAAATTCTGGAGAGCCAGAACAGCGAGTCCGTAGGCCTGTCACTGGCGAACATCGCACATGAACAGTTCAACATTCTTGCGACCTATCAGGTGACAGACAAGCTGATGCTCGGCGGGCGTCTGAACTATCAAGGCGCGATTGATCTGGGCAGCACCGGTGCCAATGGCAAGAGTCTGCCGTCGGCATGGACCGTCGATTTGCTGGGCGAATATGAAGTGGCCGACAATGCCGCGATCAAGATGGGCATCACCAATGTCGCGGATAAGACGGTGTATGACGCCGGCTACCGTTCGGGCACGCCCTTCACCTATGTCGCCCCCGGTCGGGAAATCTCGATCTCTTACGAAATGAAATTCTAA
- a CDS encoding alpha-hydroxy acid oxidase, whose translation MSAENSAYFLAGAGDERTLQANTHAFARAQITPRHLRSLGGGSTATTLLGKPLAAPFLVAPFAYHRLLDDAGEIATARGAEAQEIKMILSAQSSVDMTRLRTAAQSCDWFQLYWMGSREATHAVAQSALTAGFTTIVLTIDAPVQGVRDREIEARFQLPPDITPVNLAHVPRPRFAPLTDGQSLVFDRIAPDLPDWDDVAWLIETLNAPVVLKGILHPEDAAKAVQIGAAGVIVSNHGGRVLDGAPATLDVLPAIVEKVGAAYPVLVDGGIRRGIDILVALALGAKAVLVGRPVVCGLAVAGELGVSHVLRLLRDELEVAMLLAGCATIDDITPEMLHLNR comes from the coding sequence ATGAGCGCCGAAAACAGCGCCTATTTCCTTGCCGGTGCCGGTGATGAACGAACCTTGCAGGCGAATACGCATGCCTTTGCGCGCGCGCAGATCACACCACGCCATTTGCGATCACTGGGCGGCGGCTCCACGGCGACGACACTTCTTGGCAAACCGTTGGCGGCACCGTTCCTTGTTGCGCCTTTTGCCTATCACCGGTTGCTGGATGATGCGGGCGAAATCGCAACGGCACGCGGGGCCGAAGCCCAAGAGATCAAGATGATCCTGAGTGCACAAAGCAGCGTGGACATGACCCGATTGCGCACAGCCGCACAAAGCTGTGACTGGTTTCAGCTTTATTGGATGGGAAGTCGCGAGGCGACGCATGCGGTTGCGCAGTCGGCCCTGACCGCGGGATTCACAACAATTGTTCTGACGATCGACGCGCCCGTTCAGGGTGTTCGGGACCGCGAGATTGAAGCGCGGTTTCAACTGCCCCCGGATATCACGCCGGTGAATCTTGCGCATGTGCCGCGCCCTCGTTTTGCCCCGCTCACGGACGGGCAGTCGTTGGTGTTTGATCGCATTGCGCCCGACCTGCCTGATTGGGATGACGTTGCCTGGCTGATTGAAACGTTAAATGCCCCTGTGGTGTTAAAGGGCATTCTGCATCCCGAGGACGCAGCCAAAGCCGTGCAGATCGGCGCGGCCGGCGTCATCGTGTCAAACCATGGCGGGCGGGTTCTCGACGGGGCACCGGCAACACTGGATGTCCTGCCCGCAATTGTGGAAAAGGTCGGTGCGGCTTATCCTGTTCTTGTTGATGGCGGCATCCGGCGCGGTATTGATATTCTGGTCGCGCTGGCATTAGGGGCCAAGGCCGTGTTGGTGGGCCGACCGGTTGTGTGTGGTCTGGCGGTGGCTGGTGAATTGGGCGTCAGCCATGTTTTGCGGCTGTTGCGTGATGAACTAGAGGTCGCGATGTTGCTTGCTGGCTGCGCCACCATCGATGACATCACGCCCGAAATGCTTCATCTGAACCGGTAG
- a CDS encoding Fe2+-dependent dioxygenase, protein MLITIPAVLSKADVTQVRARLDAADWEDGAKTAGPQSVEVKRNQQLPPTGDTAQTLGQFILQKLTANPLFVSAALPDRILPPMFNKYETAQTFGTHIDNAIRINPLTNERLRTDLSMTLFLSEPNEYDGGELLVEDHYGTQSVKLPAGDLILYPSTSLHEVTPVTRGARVSSFFWLQSMIRSDAHRSILFDLDQTIQSLSETIGSNADETVRLTGIYHNLIRTWAET, encoded by the coding sequence ATGCTGATCACGATCCCCGCTGTTCTAAGCAAAGCTGATGTCACACAGGTCCGCGCCCGTCTGGACGCCGCCGATTGGGAAGACGGTGCAAAAACCGCAGGCCCGCAATCAGTAGAGGTCAAGCGCAACCAACAATTGCCACCCACCGGCGACACAGCCCAGACCTTGGGGCAGTTCATCTTGCAAAAACTAACCGCAAATCCGCTGTTCGTTTCCGCCGCTTTGCCCGATCGCATTCTGCCGCCCATGTTTAATAAATACGAAACCGCCCAGACATTCGGCACGCATATCGACAATGCCATCCGCATCAACCCGCTGACAAACGAACGGCTGCGCACGGACTTGTCGATGACACTGTTCTTGAGCGAACCCAATGAATACGACGGCGGCGAGCTTCTGGTCGAAGACCACTACGGCACGCAATCCGTGAAATTGCCGGCAGGCGATCTGATCCTCTACCCCTCGACCAGCCTGCATGAAGTCACGCCAGTGACACGCGGCGCACGGGTGTCGTCGTTCTTTTGGCTGCAAAGCATGATCCGTTCTGACGCGCATCGCAGCATCTTGTTCGATCTGGATCAAACCATCCAATCCCTCAGCGAAACCATCGGATCGAACGCGGATGAAACCGTCCGTCTGACGGGCATTTACCACAACCTGATACGCACATGGGCGGAGACCTGA
- a CDS encoding biopolymer transporter ExbD, whose amino-acid sequence MASRIRADDDGELSENSEINVTPFIDVMLVLLIIFMIAAPLSTVDIPVELPVAVADAPDRPSEPVFITITEDLALSVGETSTDLDRLFIDVGIATKQKRDTRIFIRADKSVPYGEFIRVMNILRADGFLKVGLVGLDETAAQEPDVDGPQSAVQP is encoded by the coding sequence ATGGCATCCCGTATCCGTGCCGACGACGACGGCGAGTTGAGTGAAAACAGCGAAATCAACGTCACACCTTTTATTGACGTGATGTTGGTGCTGCTGATCATCTTTATGATCGCGGCACCGCTTTCGACTGTTGATATTCCCGTTGAACTGCCCGTGGCTGTCGCTGACGCGCCCGACCGCCCGTCAGAACCTGTGTTCATCACGATCACCGAAGACCTCGCGCTTTCGGTGGGCGAGACCAGTACCGATCTGGACCGGTTATTTATCGACGTCGGGATTGCCACAAAGCAGAAACGCGACACGCGTATCTTTATTCGTGCTGACAAGTCCGTGCCTTACGGCGAATTTATCCGCGTGATGAACATCCTGCGGGCGGACGGGTTTTTAAAGGTCGGATTGGTTGGTCTGGACGAAACCGCCGCACAAGAACCCGACGTGGATGGCCCGCAATCGGCGGTTCAACCATGA
- a CDS encoding energy transducer TonB, whose product MSLTFPSAGVKPWFWLPAIGLSAVLHIGFPAQILSQTGQVEPAPPQREGITGAIMFDLSDIIAAPSALAEDSAAQQESREAPTVTESPEAVEAAQAAEQPILSQIPYDVEDESLKFGVAAPEPEAETEEKAEEIAAEQDPEQVDVESQVGATDSEAAEQSVAGVQAETEAETAQASSEGLTADQTAEIQEWQKSIVLLISKAKTYPDKARRQKIEGDVQIRFVLDRYGAVVLAEVAQSSGFPVLDAAAIRTVEQIEKMPTPPNYLKGNEFTLQIPLRYRFR is encoded by the coding sequence ATGAGCCTGACCTTTCCTTCGGCTGGCGTTAAACCATGGTTCTGGCTGCCAGCCATCGGCCTTAGTGCGGTGCTCCATATCGGTTTTCCGGCCCAGATATTGAGCCAGACCGGACAGGTCGAGCCGGCCCCGCCCCAACGCGAAGGGATCACCGGCGCAATCATGTTTGACCTGTCGGACATCATCGCCGCTCCTTCTGCCTTGGCCGAAGACAGCGCCGCCCAGCAGGAAAGCCGCGAGGCACCGACCGTTACGGAAAGCCCTGAAGCAGTTGAAGCGGCGCAGGCGGCGGAACAGCCGATCCTTAGCCAGATTCCTTATGACGTCGAGGACGAGAGCCTGAAATTCGGCGTCGCCGCCCCTGAACCGGAGGCGGAAACCGAAGAGAAGGCCGAAGAAATCGCTGCCGAGCAAGACCCCGAGCAGGTCGATGTCGAAAGTCAGGTGGGTGCAACCGACAGCGAAGCGGCGGAGCAATCCGTTGCCGGTGTGCAGGCCGAAACCGAAGCCGAAACAGCACAGGCATCAAGCGAAGGTTTAACCGCCGACCAAACAGCAGAAATTCAGGAATGGCAGAAAAGCATCGTCTTGCTGATCAGCAAGGCCAAGACTTATCCAGACAAGGCGCGCCGGCAAAAGATCGAGGGCGACGTGCAAATCCGCTTTGTGCTGGATCGCTACGGTGCGGTGGTTCTGGCCGAGGTGGCGCAATCATCAGGGTTTCCCGTTCTTGACGCAGCTGCGATCCGTACGGTTGAGCAGATCGAAAAAATGCCAACGCCGCCGAACTATCTAAAAGGGAACGAATTTACCCTGCAAATCCCGCTGCGCTACCGGTTCAGATGA